A part of Bacillus thuringiensis genomic DNA contains:
- the ilvD gene encoding dihydroxy-acid dehydratase — MRSDMIKKGFDKAPHRSLLKATGLKDEDFDKPFIAICNSFIEIIPGHKHLNEFGKLVKEAVRAAGMVPFEFNTIGVDDGIAMGHIGMRYSLPSREIIADSVETVVNAHWFDGMICIPNCDKITPGMMMAALRINIPTVFVSGGPMAAGKTSKGDVVDLSSVFEGVGAYQSGKISEEELKDIEDHGCPSCGSCSGMFTANSMNCLCEVLGLALPGNGSILAIDPRREELIKQAAEKLKILIEKDIKPRDIVTEEAIDDAFALDMAMGGSTNTVLHTLALAQEAGLDYDMNRIDAVSRRVPHLCKVSPASNWHMEDIDRAGGISAILKEMSRKEGVLHLDRITATGQTLRENIAHAEIKDKEVIHSLENPHSEEGGLRILKGNLAKDGAVIKSGATEVKRFEGPCVIFNSQDEALAGIMLGKVKKGDVVVIRYEGPRGGPGMPEMLAPTSAIAGMGLGADVALLTDGRFSGASRGISVGHISPEAAAGGTIALLKQGDIVCIDVEERLLEVRVSDEELNQRKKEWKRPEPKVKTGWLGRYAQMVTSANTGAVLKIPNFD, encoded by the coding sequence ATGAGAAGTGACATGATTAAAAAAGGTTTTGATAAAGCGCCGCACCGTAGTTTATTAAAAGCAACTGGTTTGAAAGATGAAGATTTTGATAAACCGTTTATAGCTATCTGTAATTCTTTTATTGAAATTATTCCAGGCCATAAGCACTTAAATGAGTTTGGGAAACTTGTTAAAGAAGCAGTGCGTGCAGCAGGTATGGTTCCATTTGAATTTAATACAATTGGAGTAGATGACGGTATTGCGATGGGGCATATCGGTATGCGTTATTCGCTTCCGAGTCGTGAAATCATTGCAGATTCAGTAGAAACGGTTGTAAATGCGCATTGGTTTGATGGCATGATTTGTATTCCAAACTGTGACAAAATCACACCTGGTATGATGATGGCTGCACTTCGTATTAACATTCCAACTGTATTTGTTTCAGGTGGTCCGATGGCGGCTGGAAAAACATCTAAAGGAGATGTTGTCGATTTAAGTTCTGTTTTCGAAGGGGTAGGAGCTTACCAATCTGGTAAAATTTCAGAAGAAGAATTAAAGGATATTGAAGATCATGGCTGTCCATCTTGTGGTTCTTGTTCCGGTATGTTTACAGCGAACTCTATGAACTGTTTATGTGAAGTTTTAGGTTTAGCTCTGCCTGGTAACGGAAGTATTTTAGCCATCGACCCAAGACGTGAGGAATTAATTAAACAAGCAGCAGAAAAATTAAAGATTTTAATTGAAAAAGATATTAAACCAAGAGACATCGTAACGGAAGAAGCAATTGATGATGCGTTCGCGCTTGATATGGCGATGGGCGGTTCAACAAATACAGTGTTGCACACATTGGCGCTCGCGCAAGAGGCTGGATTAGATTACGATATGAACCGTATTGATGCCGTTTCAAGACGTGTACCACATTTATGTAAAGTAAGCCCTGCTTCCAATTGGCATATGGAAGATATTGATCGTGCAGGCGGGATTAGTGCAATTTTGAAAGAGATGAGTCGAAAAGAAGGGGTGCTTCATTTAGACCGTATTACTGCTACTGGGCAAACATTAAGAGAAAATATTGCTCATGCAGAGATTAAAGATAAGGAAGTTATTCATTCTCTCGAAAACCCTCATAGTGAAGAAGGGGGATTACGTATATTAAAAGGAAACCTTGCGAAGGATGGGGCAGTTATTAAAAGCGGGGCAACTGAAGTAAAACGATTTGAAGGACCTTGCGTTATTTTTAATTCACAAGATGAGGCGCTTGCAGGCATTATGCTTGGGAAGGTTAAGAAAGGGGATGTAGTTGTTATTCGCTATGAAGGACCAAGAGGTGGTCCAGGTATGCCGGAGATGTTAGCACCAACCTCAGCGATTGCTGGTATGGGATTAGGTGCAGATGTTGCGCTATTAACGGATGGACGTTTCTCTGGTGCTTCACGAGGTATTTCAGTAGGGCATATTTCACCAGAAGCAGCTGCGGGCGGAACGATTGCACTTCTTAAACAAGGGGATATCGTTTGTATCGATGTTGAGGAGAGATTATTAGAAGTAAGAGTTAGTGATGAAGAATTAAATCAGCGTAAAAAAGAATGGAAACGACCAGAACCGAAAGTGAAAACTGGCTGGCTTGGGCGTTATGCACAAATGGTAACATCGGCGAATACAGGTGCAGTCCTAAAAATCCCGAATTTCGATTGA
- a CDS encoding FusB/FusC family EF-G-binding protein, whose amino-acid sequence MEAFIRSDQYNFIKSQAYILANGHATANDRGVIQALKSLAIEKIIHVFENLTDEQKELIDTVLTVQNREDAESFLMKINPYVIPFQEVTAQTLKKLFPKAKKLKLPDMEELDMKELSYLSWIDKGSSRKFIIAKNDKNKFVGLQGTFQSLNKKSICSLCHGHEEVGMFLVEIKGDVPGTFVKKGNYICKDGVACNQNMKSLDKLNDFIERLKK is encoded by the coding sequence ATGGAAGCTTTTATTAGAAGTGATCAATACAATTTTATAAAATCACAAGCTTATATTTTAGCAAATGGGCATGCAACGGCAAATGATAGAGGTGTAATTCAAGCGTTAAAATCACTTGCGATTGAAAAGATAATACATGTATTTGAGAATTTAACGGATGAACAGAAAGAGTTAATTGATACGGTATTAACAGTTCAAAATAGAGAAGATGCAGAATCGTTTTTAATGAAAATAAATCCGTATGTCATTCCGTTTCAGGAAGTTACAGCGCAAACATTAAAAAAATTATTTCCTAAAGCGAAAAAGTTAAAACTTCCTGATATGGAAGAACTGGATATGAAAGAATTATCTTATTTAAGCTGGATTGATAAAGGGTCAAGCAGGAAATTTATTATAGCGAAAAATGATAAAAATAAGTTTGTTGGTCTGCAAGGTACGTTTCAAAGTTTAAATAAAAAAAGCATTTGTTCATTATGTCATGGGCATGAAGAAGTAGGAATGTTTTTAGTTGAAATTAAAGGTGATGTACCAGGAACTTTCGTTAAAAAGGGAAACTATATTTGCAAAGATGGTGTAGCTTGTAATCAGAATATGAAATCACTTGATAAATTGAACGATTTTATTGAGCGATTGAAGAAATAA
- a CDS encoding sodium-dependent transporter → MNSQQWTSKLGFVLAAAGSAIGLGAIWKFPYMAGIGGGGAFFLIFIGFTLLIGLPLLLAEFVIGRSTQKEAVDAYREIAPKTLWPWLGKLGIVTCFILLSFYSVVGGWIILYLWNAITGRLWEGNGAYEATFGEIISNPYLAVGSQLLFILITIFIVSKGVQNGVEKVNKYFMPALFVLFFVLIVRALTLDGAGEGVRFFLQPDFSNVTSEVILYAMGQSFFSLSVGVAVMVTYSSYLPKEESLPRSAFSIVALTLVITLLAGLAIFPVVFAFGMEPSQGPGLLFIVLPAIFSKMAFGKLFFIVFLLLFFFATITSAISMLEISVASLTAKGKGKREKMALIVGLLIFVVGVPSALSFGILSDLKIFGKTVFDLADYAVSNVLMPLGVLLVSIFVPLKMKKDVLMKELGVSKNKGYKLFVLWLFLLRFIAPIAIIIVFLNVLGII, encoded by the coding sequence ATGAATTCACAGCAATGGACATCGAAATTAGGTTTCGTATTAGCTGCAGCAGGTTCAGCGATTGGTCTAGGGGCGATTTGGAAGTTCCCGTATATGGCCGGAATTGGAGGGGGCGGCGCGTTCTTCCTTATTTTCATCGGTTTCACATTATTAATTGGTTTACCGCTATTATTAGCTGAATTTGTTATCGGCAGAAGTACACAAAAAGAGGCCGTTGATGCTTATAGAGAAATCGCACCAAAAACATTATGGCCGTGGTTAGGGAAATTGGGAATTGTAACTTGTTTCATACTACTTTCTTTCTACAGTGTTGTAGGCGGCTGGATTATATTATACTTATGGAATGCAATTACAGGTAGACTATGGGAAGGGAATGGAGCATACGAAGCTACGTTTGGTGAAATCATTTCCAATCCGTATTTAGCAGTTGGATCACAGCTATTATTCATCCTTATTACTATTTTCATCGTAAGTAAAGGTGTACAAAATGGTGTTGAAAAAGTAAATAAATATTTCATGCCAGCATTATTCGTTTTATTCTTTGTTTTAATCGTTCGTGCACTTACGTTAGATGGTGCTGGAGAAGGCGTTCGTTTCTTCTTACAACCTGACTTTTCAAACGTAACATCAGAAGTCATTTTATATGCAATGGGGCAATCGTTCTTCTCGTTATCTGTCGGTGTAGCCGTTATGGTAACGTATAGCTCTTACTTACCGAAAGAAGAAAGCTTACCGCGTTCAGCATTTTCTATCGTTGCCTTAACATTAGTTATTACATTACTTGCAGGACTTGCAATTTTCCCAGTTGTGTTCGCATTTGGAATGGAACCATCACAAGGGCCGGGACTATTATTTATCGTACTGCCAGCTATTTTCAGTAAAATGGCATTCGGGAAATTATTCTTCATCGTTTTCTTATTACTATTCTTCTTTGCGACTATTACATCAGCAATTTCGATGTTAGAAATTAGCGTTGCATCTTTAACTGCAAAAGGTAAAGGGAAACGTGAAAAAATGGCATTAATCGTTGGATTATTAATCTTTGTTGTTGGAGTACCATCAGCATTATCATTTGGTATATTAAGTGATCTGAAGATTTTCGGAAAGACAGTCTTTGATTTAGCAGACTATGCAGTTAGTAACGTATTAATGCCACTTGGTGTTTTATTAGTTTCTATCTTTGTTCCTTTAAAAATGAAGAAAGATGTATTAATGAAAGAGCTGGGTGTAAGTAAAAATAAGGGCTATAAACTGTTCGTGTTATGGTTATTCTTACTTCGCTTTATTGCACCAATCGCGATTATTATCGTATTCTTAAATGTACTTGGGATTATTTAA
- a CDS encoding DUF421 domain-containing protein, which translates to MNHLGQITIELFFGFFVLLIATKILGKTQISQLTPFDFISAIVLGELVGNTIYDPEIKIWSILYAVLVWVVLIYSIEVITQKFRGTRSFFEGSPSIIIRNGYIDREQLSSNHLDINQLQQMLRQQKDIFSIREVEYMILEPNGNISVLKKSKYESPTINDLSLKHKPVYLPISLISDGKVVKDNLREAGFDEGWLYKQIKQKGITKFEDVLYAEWKTDDGFFCQEMKR; encoded by the coding sequence ATGAATCATTTAGGACAAATAACGATAGAACTATTTTTTGGTTTTTTTGTGCTATTGATTGCTACTAAAATATTAGGGAAGACACAAATATCTCAGTTAACGCCATTTGATTTTATTTCTGCCATTGTTCTCGGAGAATTAGTTGGAAATACTATATATGATCCGGAAATAAAAATATGGTCTATTTTATATGCAGTACTTGTATGGGTAGTGTTAATCTATTCAATAGAAGTGATAACACAAAAATTTAGAGGGACGAGAAGTTTTTTTGAAGGCTCCCCTTCAATCATTATCCGTAATGGATATATTGATAGGGAACAACTAAGTTCAAATCATTTGGATATTAATCAACTACAACAAATGCTTAGGCAGCAAAAAGACATATTTTCAATCAGAGAAGTTGAATATATGATTTTGGAACCTAATGGAAACATAAGCGTTCTGAAGAAAAGTAAATACGAATCACCCACTATAAATGATTTAAGTTTAAAACATAAGCCTGTATACTTACCGATTTCATTAATTAGTGATGGAAAAGTAGTGAAAGATAATTTGAGAGAAGCTGGCTTTGATGAAGGATGGCTGTATAAACAAATAAAGCAAAAAGGGATTACTAAATTTGAGGATGTATTATATGCAGAATGGAAAACAGACGATGGTTTCTTTTGTCAGGAAATGAAGCGGTAG
- the ilvC gene encoding ketol-acid reductoisomerase, giving the protein MKTYYEKDANLELLQGKTVAVIGYGSQGHAQAQNLRDSGVEVVVGVRQGKSFEVAKADGFEVMSVSEAVRTAQVVQMLLPDEQQAHVYKAEVEENLREGQTLLFSHGFNIHFGQINPPSYIDVAMVAPKSPGHLVRRVFQEGNGVPALVAVHQDATGTALSVALAYAKGVGCTRAGVIETTFQEETETDLFGEQAVLCGGVTALVKAGFETLTEGGYRPEIAYFECLHELKLIVDLMYEGGLTNMRHSISDTAEFGDYVTGSRIVTDETKKEMKRVLTEIQQGEFAKKWILENQAGRPTYNAMKKAEQNHQLEKVGAELREMMSWIHAPKELVKK; this is encoded by the coding sequence ATGAAAACGTATTATGAGAAAGATGCAAATTTAGAGTTATTACAAGGGAAAACAGTTGCGGTAATTGGTTATGGATCTCAAGGTCATGCGCAGGCACAAAATTTACGTGATTCTGGTGTGGAAGTTGTAGTTGGTGTTAGGCAGGGTAAGTCTTTTGAAGTAGCAAAAGCAGATGGATTTGAAGTAATGTCTGTTTCAGAAGCGGTTCGAACCGCGCAAGTTGTACAAATGTTATTGCCAGATGAACAGCAAGCACATGTGTATAAAGCAGAAGTAGAAGAGAATCTCCGTGAAGGGCAAACGCTACTTTTCTCACATGGATTTAATATTCACTTCGGACAAATTAATCCGCCAAGTTATATAGATGTAGCGATGGTTGCACCAAAAAGTCCAGGTCATCTCGTTCGCCGTGTATTCCAAGAAGGAAATGGTGTTCCGGCATTAGTCGCAGTACATCAAGATGCTACGGGCACGGCATTAAGTGTAGCGCTTGCGTATGCAAAAGGTGTAGGTTGTACACGTGCAGGTGTAATTGAAACGACATTCCAAGAAGAAACGGAGACAGATTTATTCGGGGAGCAAGCAGTACTTTGCGGCGGGGTAACTGCACTTGTGAAAGCTGGATTTGAAACATTAACAGAAGGTGGATATCGTCCTGAAATTGCATACTTTGAATGTTTACATGAATTAAAGTTAATTGTTGATTTAATGTACGAAGGTGGTTTAACGAACATGCGCCATTCTATTTCAGATACGGCTGAGTTCGGAGATTATGTAACAGGATCGAGAATTGTTACAGATGAAACGAAGAAAGAAATGAAACGAGTACTTACAGAAATTCAGCAAGGTGAATTTGCGAAGAAATGGATTTTAGAAAATCAAGCTGGGCGTCCAACGTATAATGCGATGAAAAAAGCAGAGCAAAATCATCAGTTAGAAAAAGTAGGAGCAGAGCTTCGTGAAATGATGAGCTGGATTCATGCACCGAAAGAATTAGTAAAGAAATAG
- a CDS encoding CD3324 family protein, translated as MKYVKAATVLPESLITEIQKYIQGETIYIPKQETKRYKWGTRSGGRKQLDERNKAIKEAFKSGVSVHQLAEEYFLSGETIKKIVYSK; from the coding sequence ATGAAATACGTTAAAGCTGCGACGGTTTTACCAGAAAGTTTAATTACTGAAATTCAAAAGTATATACAAGGTGAAACAATTTACATTCCAAAACAAGAAACAAAACGTTATAAATGGGGTACACGATCTGGAGGAAGAAAACAATTAGATGAAAGAAATAAAGCGATTAAAGAAGCGTTTAAAAGTGGGGTTTCTGTTCATCAACTTGCAGAGGAGTATTTTCTTTCCGGAGAAACGATTAAAAAGATAGTGTATTCTAAATGA
- the ilvE gene encoding branched-chain-amino-acid transaminase, with the protein MGNQYIYMNGEFVEKEKAVVSVYDHGFLYGDGVFEGIRSYGGNVFCLKEHVKRLYESAKSILLTIPLTVDEMEEAVLQTLQKNEYADAYIRLIVSRGKGDLGLDPRSCVKPSVIIIAEQLKLFPQEFYDNGLSIVSVASRRNTPDALDPRIKSMNYLNNVLVKIEAAQAGVLEALMLNQQGYVCEGSGDNVFVVKDGKVLTPPSYLGALEGITRNSVIELCERLNIRCEERPFTRHDVYVADEVFLTGTAAELIPVVKVDSREIGDGKPGSVTKQLTEEFKKLTRERGVRVPGLVESLL; encoded by the coding sequence ATGGGAAACCAGTACATTTATATGAATGGGGAATTTGTAGAAAAAGAAAAAGCAGTTGTTTCAGTATATGATCACGGTTTTTTATACGGAGACGGTGTATTTGAAGGGATTCGTAGTTACGGTGGAAATGTATTTTGTTTAAAAGAACATGTAAAACGATTATATGAATCGGCAAAATCGATTTTACTTACGATCCCGCTGACGGTTGACGAAATGGAAGAAGCAGTTTTACAAACATTGCAAAAAAATGAGTATGCTGATGCGTATATTCGGTTAATTGTTTCAAGAGGAAAAGGTGACTTAGGGCTCGATCCGAGAAGTTGTGTGAAACCGAGCGTTATTATCATTGCAGAACAATTAAAGTTATTCCCTCAGGAATTTTACGATAATGGTTTAAGCATTGTATCTGTTGCATCAAGACGTAATACGCCAGATGCATTAGATCCACGCATTAAGTCAATGAACTACTTAAATAACGTACTTGTAAAAATTGAAGCGGCACAAGCAGGGGTGCTAGAGGCCCTTATGTTAAATCAACAAGGATATGTTTGTGAAGGATCTGGAGATAATGTTTTCGTTGTGAAAGATGGAAAAGTGTTAACACCTCCTTCTTATTTAGGAGCGCTAGAAGGTATTACGAGAAATAGTGTTATTGAGCTATGTGAGCGACTTAATATTCGGTGTGAGGAAAGGCCATTTACCCGCCATGATGTATATGTAGCAGATGAAGTATTTTTAACGGGAACGGCAGCAGAATTAATTCCAGTTGTAAAAGTTGATTCAAGAGAAATTGGAGATGGGAAACCAGGAAGTGTAACGAAACAATTGACAGAGGAATTTAAAAAGTTAACGAGAGAAAGAGGAGTACGTGTTCCAGGATTGGTGGAAAGCTTACTGTAG
- the ilvB gene encoding acetolactate synthase large subunit translates to MEQHTTREKLQCEDVTGAGHVIQCLKNLGVTTVFGYPGGAILPVYDALYGSGLKHVLTRHEQAAIHAAEGYARASGKVGVVFATSGPGATNLVTGLADAYMDSIPLVVITGQVAKPLIGKDGFQEADVVGITVPVTKHNYQVRDVNHLSRIVQEAFYIAESGRPGPVLIDIPKDVQNEKVTSFYNEVIEIPGYKIEPMPDSIKLRVVAKEISKAKRPLLYIGGGVIHSGGSDELIKFARENRIPVVSTLMGLGAYPPGDSLFLGMLGMHGTYAANMAVTECDLLLALGVRFDDRVTGKLELFSPHSKKVHIDIDSSEFHKNITVEYPVVGDVKKALHKLLHMQICTQTKEWLTKIEEWKAEYPLSYNQKESELKPQHVISLVSEVTNGEAIVTTEVGQHQMWAAHFYKAKNPRTFLTSGGLGTMGFGFPAAIGAQLAKEEELVICIAGDASFQMNIQELQTIAENNIPVKVFIINNKFLGMVRQWQEMFYENRLSESKIGSPDFVKVAEAYGVKGLRATNSTEAKQVMLEAIAHEGPVVVDFCVEEGENVFPMVPPNKGNNEMIMKRWEE, encoded by the coding sequence ATGGAGCAGCATACAACACGTGAGAAATTACAGTGTGAAGATGTGACAGGTGCCGGACACGTTATTCAATGCTTGAAGAATTTAGGTGTAACGACCGTTTTCGGCTATCCGGGCGGAGCAATTTTGCCAGTGTACGATGCGTTATATGGAAGTGGTTTGAAGCACGTTTTAACTCGTCATGAACAAGCTGCCATTCATGCGGCAGAAGGATATGCGAGAGCTTCTGGAAAGGTCGGGGTAGTCTTTGCTACCTCTGGCCCAGGGGCGACAAATTTAGTTACGGGCTTAGCGGATGCTTATATGGATTCGATTCCTTTAGTTGTTATTACAGGGCAAGTTGCAAAGCCTCTCATCGGAAAAGACGGGTTTCAAGAAGCAGATGTTGTCGGGATTACAGTACCTGTTACGAAGCATAATTATCAAGTTCGTGATGTGAATCATTTATCACGTATTGTACAAGAAGCTTTTTACATCGCCGAAAGCGGGCGACCAGGACCAGTATTAATTGATATTCCAAAAGATGTTCAAAATGAAAAGGTAACAAGTTTTTATAATGAAGTAATTGAGATTCCAGGATACAAAATAGAGCCTATGCCAGACAGTATAAAGCTTAGAGTGGTGGCTAAAGAAATTTCAAAAGCTAAACGCCCACTTCTTTATATTGGAGGAGGTGTCATTCATTCCGGTGGATCTGATGAACTAATCAAATTTGCGAGGGAGAATCGTATTCCTGTCGTTTCCACTTTAATGGGACTTGGTGCATATCCGCCGGGAGATTCATTATTTTTAGGAATGCTCGGCATGCATGGAACGTATGCTGCAAACATGGCAGTAACAGAATGTGATCTACTACTTGCTTTAGGTGTTCGCTTTGATGATCGTGTAACAGGAAAATTAGAGCTCTTTTCTCCGCATTCGAAAAAGGTACATATTGATATAGATTCTTCAGAGTTTCATAAAAATATAACTGTGGAATATCCGGTTGTCGGTGATGTGAAAAAAGCCTTACACAAGCTGTTACATATGCAAATTTGTACACAAACAAAAGAATGGCTTACGAAAATCGAGGAATGGAAAGCAGAATACCCTCTTTCCTACAATCAAAAAGAAAGTGAGTTAAAACCACAGCATGTTATTAGCCTAGTAAGTGAAGTAACGAATGGTGAAGCGATTGTTACGACAGAAGTAGGACAGCATCAAATGTGGGCTGCGCATTTTTATAAAGCGAAAAACCCACGGACTTTTCTAACATCTGGCGGACTAGGAACGATGGGGTTTGGTTTCCCGGCGGCAATTGGTGCTCAGCTTGCAAAAGAAGAAGAACTCGTCATTTGTATTGCAGGCGATGCCTCTTTTCAAATGAACATTCAAGAACTACAAACAATTGCTGAAAATAATATTCCAGTAAAAGTATTTATTATAAATAACAAATTTTTAGGGATGGTAAGGCAATGGCAAGAAATGTTTTATGAAAATCGTTTATCAGAATCAAAAATCGGCTCGCCAGATTTTGTGAAGGTGGCAGAAGCTTATGGAGTGAAGGGATTAAGAGCGACGAATTCAACCGAGGCCAAACAAGTGATGTTAGAAGCCATTGCTCATGAAGGTCCTGTCGTAGTTGATTTTTGTGTAGAAGAAGGTGAAAACGTATTTCCGATGGTTCCGCCAAACAAAGGGAATAACGAAATGATTATGAAGAGGTGGGAAGAATGA
- a CDS encoding RCC1 domain-containing protein yields the protein MNYEEILKAKRWPKDTITAGRGHTVALKSDGTVVAVGRNKEGECNVSSWYDMEAVAAGNVHMATNTGNAHTIALKCDNTVEAVGWNKHDQCDVNDWHNVVSVAAGWRRTIGLKPDGTVIAVGRNKEGECNISSWRDIVAITAGDWHTVGLKMDGTVTTVGNNRYGQCNVSGWRGMVELAAGYLHTVGLKSDGKVMAVGNNKLGQCDVSSWKDIMAIAAGSNHTIGLKSDGTVVAVGRNEYGQCNVSDWRDIVAIAGGCVHTVGLKLDGTVVAVGDNTYGQCDVSSWRNIRLPSK from the coding sequence ATGAATTACGAAGAGATATTAAAAGCGAAACGGTGGCCTAAAGATACGATAACGGCAGGTCGTGGTCATACAGTTGCTCTGAAATCAGATGGAACGGTAGTAGCAGTAGGGCGAAATAAAGAAGGAGAATGTAATGTAAGTAGCTGGTATGATATGGAAGCAGTCGCAGCGGGCAATGTTCATATGGCGACGAACACCGGTAATGCTCATACAATCGCTCTGAAATGTGATAATACTGTGGAAGCGGTGGGATGGAATAAGCATGATCAATGCGATGTTAACGACTGGCATAATGTTGTATCGGTTGCAGCGGGGTGGCGTCGTACTATTGGCCTTAAACCGGATGGCACAGTAATAGCAGTGGGGCGAAATAAAGAAGGAGAATGTAATATAAGTAGCTGGAGAGATATTGTGGCGATCACGGCGGGTGACTGGCATACAGTCGGTCTTAAAATGGACGGCACAGTGACCACTGTGGGGAATAATCGATATGGCCAATGCAATGTAAGTGGATGGCGTGGTATGGTGGAGTTGGCGGCAGGTTATCTTCATACTGTTGGTTTGAAATCGGATGGCAAAGTGATGGCAGTGGGTAATAATAAACTTGGTCAATGCGATGTAAGCAGCTGGAAAGATATTATGGCAATAGCGGCAGGGAGTAATCATACAATCGGACTTAAATCAGACGGTACCGTGGTGGCAGTGGGCAGGAATGAGTATGGTCAATGTAATGTAAGTGATTGGCGCGATATTGTAGCGATAGCGGGTGGTTGTGTGCATACGGTCGGTCTTAAATTAGATGGCACCGTGGTAGCGGTAGGTGACAATACATATGGACAATGCGACGTAAGTAGCTGGCGTAACATCCGATTGCCTAGCAAATAG
- a CDS encoding ACT domain-containing protein: MSHTFSLVIHNEPSVLLRISGIFARRGYYISSLHLNERDTSGVSEMKLTAVCTENEATLLVGQLKKLIDVLQVNKL; this comes from the coding sequence ATGAGTCATACTTTTTCACTCGTTATTCATAACGAGCCAAGCGTCTTATTACGTATAAGTGGAATCTTTGCTCGGCGTGGTTATTATATTTCTTCTTTACATTTAAACGAGAGAGATACTAGTGGTGTTTCCGAAATGAAACTCACAGCAGTTTGTACTGAAAATGAAGCGACATTACTTGTTGGTCAATTGAAAAAATTAATTGATGTACTGCAAGTAAATAAATTATAA
- the msrA gene encoding peptide-methionine (S)-S-oxide reductase MsrA — translation MSEKTYELATFAGGCFWCMVKPFDELPGIYKVRSGYAGGHVENPTYEQVKAGTSGHLEVVQITFDPSIFPYEKLLDLYWPQIDPTDDGGQFFDRGPSYRTAIFYHNETQKELAEKSKQALAESGMFKEPIVTEIRSAAPFYEAEEYHQHFYKKNPEKYATEQKESGREDFIKENWQKK, via the coding sequence ATGTCCGAAAAAACATACGAACTCGCAACCTTCGCAGGCGGTTGCTTTTGGTGCATGGTAAAGCCATTTGATGAACTTCCTGGCATTTATAAAGTACGTTCTGGCTATGCAGGTGGTCATGTAGAAAACCCAACATATGAACAAGTAAAAGCTGGTACATCTGGTCATTTAGAAGTTGTACAAATTACATTCGACCCTTCTATTTTTCCATATGAAAAATTACTAGATTTATATTGGCCACAAATCGATCCAACTGATGATGGCGGACAATTCTTTGACCGTGGTCCCTCTTATCGCACTGCTATTTTTTATCATAACGAAACGCAAAAAGAGCTTGCTGAAAAATCAAAACAAGCTCTTGCAGAAAGCGGTATGTTTAAAGAGCCAATCGTAACTGAAATTCGCTCGGCTGCACCTTTTTATGAGGCTGAAGAATACCATCAACATTTCTATAAAAAAAATCCAGAGAAATATGCTACTGAGCAAAAAGAATCTGGCCGTGAAGACTTTATAAAAGAAAATTGGCAAAAAAAATAA